The following are encoded in a window of Planctomycetia bacterium genomic DNA:
- a CDS encoding diguanylate cyclase: MRINAIFRITLTLASVVVGVLLIGLSLHFFPHPDEQRAQARKTLCESVAIQCCLAVERSDALMMTAILQSLKTRSTDVASAGIRQSDGRMRASTGDHDLVWRAVASEELTRAEVPIFSGKKLWGKLEVAFVELDGAKSLIAHLSSPARFVLFAGCLVFLLFLVYLGRMLQFLNPAEVVPDRVRQALDTLSEGVVIVDRKERIVLANSSFALHVGEHAESLQGRRIKGFSRLTGDDIAAQKTFPWSQSLLTGEAYRGVLLRMVDKDHGHKMFAVNSAPIVDADGRSRGVMATFDDVSEIERKNNQLRNTLQVVNRSRDEIRRQNRELETMATCDALTGCFNRRYLFTQLEKLKDDLGNKSRVSACILLDIDHFKSINDTHGHAKGDEVLQGVAAILRGNVGPDVVVCRYGGEEFCALLPGKTLEQARGVAELLRAAICAAPIGSVPVASSFGVTDTTCGAEKPADLMEQADQALYYSKRTGRNRVTGYRDIPADFSAAAEKH, from the coding sequence ATGCGCATCAACGCAATTTTCCGCATCACATTAACGCTCGCGAGCGTAGTCGTCGGCGTGCTGTTGATCGGCCTTTCGTTACACTTCTTTCCACACCCTGACGAGCAGCGGGCACAGGCTCGCAAGACGCTCTGCGAAAGCGTGGCGATTCAATGCTGCCTCGCCGTCGAAAGAAGCGATGCCCTGATGATGACCGCGATTCTTCAATCCTTAAAGACTCGCAGCACCGACGTCGCTTCGGCAGGGATACGTCAAAGCGATGGGCGTATGCGCGCGTCGACAGGGGATCATGATCTTGTGTGGCGCGCAGTGGCGAGCGAGGAATTGACGAGGGCGGAAGTCCCGATCTTTAGCGGCAAGAAGCTTTGGGGAAAGCTCGAGGTCGCCTTCGTCGAGCTTGATGGGGCGAAATCGCTCATCGCCCATCTTTCGTCACCGGCTCGTTTCGTACTGTTCGCGGGCTGCTTAGTGTTTCTGTTGTTTCTCGTCTATCTCGGGCGCATGTTGCAATTTCTCAATCCGGCCGAAGTGGTGCCCGATCGTGTGCGTCAGGCGTTGGATACGCTCTCGGAAGGGGTCGTGATCGTCGATCGCAAGGAGCGGATCGTGCTTGCCAACAGCTCGTTTGCGTTGCATGTCGGCGAGCATGCGGAGAGTCTTCAAGGTCGAAGAATCAAGGGCTTCTCACGACTCACCGGTGACGACATCGCGGCGCAGAAGACGTTCCCGTGGTCGCAATCGTTGCTTACCGGGGAAGCCTATCGAGGCGTGCTTCTGAGAATGGTCGATAAGGACCACGGCCATAAGATGTTCGCGGTCAACAGTGCGCCGATCGTCGATGCCGACGGCCGAAGTCGGGGCGTGATGGCGACTTTCGACGACGTGTCGGAAATCGAACGTAAGAACAACCAACTTCGCAATACGCTCCAGGTGGTGAATCGTTCGCGCGACGAGATTCGTCGTCAGAACCGCGAGCTTGAAACCATGGCAACTTGCGACGCGCTGACCGGCTGCTTTAATCGCCGTTATCTCTTTACGCAGCTCGAAAAACTTAAGGACGATCTCGGCAATAAGAGTCGAGTGTCGGCCTGCATTTTGCTCGATATCGATCATTTCAAATCGATCAACGACACACATGGCCACGCGAAGGGAGACGAAGTCTTGCAAGGGGTCGCCGCGATTCTCCGCGGCAACGTCGGGCCGGATGTCGTCGTGTGCCGATACGGCGGCGAAGAGTTCTGCGCGCTGCTGCCGGGAAAGACACTCGAGCAGGCGCGGGGTGTCGCGGAGTTGCTGCGTGCCGCGATTTGCGCTGCGCCGATCGGAAGCGTTCCGGTCGCTTCGAGTTTCGGCGTGACGGATACGACGTGCGGGGCAGAGAAGCCCGCCGACTTAATGGAGCAAGCGGATCAGGCACTCTACTACTCGAAGCGCACCGGAAGAAATAGAGTGACCGGGTATCGCGATATTCCGGCCGATTTCAGCGCTGCCGCGGAGAAACACTAG
- a CDS encoding cadherin repeat domain-containing protein: MGSHIIHRIGSRLRKMLRHDRATPLRAMPGTIRRLDCVEYEDRILFSATPAGGEVLVNTETTSVQSIQNETQQAVAADPTGAFVVAWASDSQDGTGTGIYAQRFDATGNKQGAEFQVNTTILGDQTEAAVAKAADGTFVVAWSGPILDVLGITILGEGIYFQRYDAAGSRIGPEQQVALALLEDFHDPSIAINAAGDFTISWTRAFGDGSGDAVFARQFHANGSPDGLAFLVNTAMSGDQNLSTVAYDAAGNFIVVWTSAAQDGSGTGVYGRRFDAAGNPLGAEFRINTTTAGNQTEAAVATDGAGNFLVTWSSQAQDGSGYGVYGQRFDSTGAKVGGETAMNVTTAGDQRESRIAMDASGSFVVAWTSTNQDAAGGDGVYFRQFDATGTAISSETLVNRTITGSQQSPSVAMQSSNGFVVAWSGNGAGDADGVFLQRFIDGTNVAPIHTLPGTQATLEDTPLVFSSGMGNGIGIADAGAASNPIRVTLTTTSGTTTLGSTSGLTFSTGDGTADAVMTFTGMIVDINAALNGLTFMPTLDFAGTATLGVVSNDLGYSGTGGPQTTSSNISITVTPVNDHTPTMTSNGGGASANVSAAENTTSVTTVAASDADLPTPSLNYSISGGTDAGRFMIDGATGALSFVVAPDFEAPADSDGDDVYQVIVRASDGTFFTTQTIFVTVTNVNEPAIITLPSAQATNEDTALVFSTAGGNAIAVADPDAAGLPLQMTLAGTNGSISLSGTSGLTFLVGDGTDDALMIFQGTSAAMNAALNGAAFHPTANFYGAAQLQVSVDDLGHNGSGPAQITTATLSLAVDSVNDAPSLTLPGAQTTAFQTGLIFSTANGRAMVVGDNDAGSGSIELTLNANHGTLTLAQTAGLTFVVGDGTSDDAITVRGSLSNLNSALDGLQFSPNESYRGSTGFAVSVDDLGLNGGGGARTAAAQVAVVVQPTADRIQLRNPIALSADNYLAVFSPTTGSGITIEDAYAEDPRLTVTLTAHNGTVALAQTAGLTFVDGAGSSGALLAFSGTLTNVNAALAGLRFRGIATNGEVSLVVTDEPRDGMSSQTIQTTIAISQAAVFPSPQPETMDDHGAGGSSVGRSEVALIPGTSSHDVVFWPTISLPRPTLLGMLENVRQMSGFDTASLLDRESKITHDERPPVLPSESIDDDTLYADRCENVDWSSVSSAGSKATHGVRTALLTKGPVAAKTSEGWSSQEASIPWQTIVATIEEQAYTTVECLVVGTAGITATLTVGYLVWSLQAGSLTSILLSSLPTWKAFDPLPVLEYERRRNPRMHDVDELDSVFDTRSALGAR, encoded by the coding sequence ATGGGTTCGCACATCATTCACCGCATCGGCAGTCGACTGCGCAAAATGCTGCGGCACGATCGTGCAACGCCTCTTCGCGCGATGCCGGGGACAATCCGCAGGCTCGATTGCGTCGAGTACGAAGATCGCATTTTGTTTAGCGCGACTCCGGCCGGCGGCGAGGTTCTCGTGAACACGGAGACGACGTCCGTGCAATCGATTCAAAACGAAACGCAGCAAGCCGTCGCCGCGGATCCCACGGGGGCCTTCGTCGTCGCTTGGGCAAGCGATAGCCAGGATGGAACCGGAACGGGGATCTACGCACAACGGTTCGATGCGACGGGCAACAAACAAGGGGCTGAGTTTCAAGTAAACACGACGATTCTCGGCGATCAGACGGAAGCTGCCGTTGCCAAGGCGGCCGATGGGACATTCGTCGTCGCATGGTCGGGCCCGATCCTCGATGTGCTTGGAATCACGATTCTCGGCGAAGGGATCTACTTTCAGCGCTACGATGCCGCGGGAAGCCGGATCGGTCCGGAACAGCAAGTCGCGCTGGCTCTGTTGGAAGACTTCCATGATCCTTCGATCGCGATCAATGCGGCGGGCGACTTCACGATTTCGTGGACGAGAGCTTTCGGCGACGGCAGCGGCGATGCCGTGTTCGCGCGACAGTTCCATGCGAACGGTTCCCCGGATGGGCTTGCGTTTCTCGTCAATACAGCGATGTCCGGCGATCAGAATCTCTCGACGGTTGCTTACGACGCTGCGGGAAACTTCATCGTCGTTTGGACGAGCGCTGCACAGGACGGCTCAGGCACCGGCGTGTACGGTCGGCGCTTCGATGCCGCCGGCAACCCTTTAGGTGCCGAGTTCCGAATTAATACGACCACCGCAGGAAATCAGACCGAAGCGGCGGTTGCTACGGATGGTGCCGGAAACTTCCTCGTCACATGGTCGAGCCAAGCTCAAGACGGAAGCGGATACGGAGTCTACGGACAACGGTTCGATTCAACGGGAGCAAAGGTCGGTGGTGAGACGGCGATGAACGTCACAACGGCGGGAGACCAACGTGAATCGCGCATCGCGATGGATGCTTCGGGGAGTTTCGTCGTCGCATGGACAAGCACTAATCAGGATGCCGCCGGCGGCGACGGCGTCTACTTTCGTCAATTCGACGCGACAGGGACTGCCATCTCATCGGAAACTCTCGTCAATCGGACGATAACGGGTTCGCAACAGTCGCCATCGGTTGCAATGCAAAGCTCGAACGGCTTCGTCGTCGCTTGGAGCGGCAACGGCGCCGGTGACGCCGACGGAGTATTTCTGCAACGATTCATCGATGGAACGAACGTAGCTCCGATCCACACGCTGCCGGGAACGCAAGCCACGCTTGAAGACACGCCGCTCGTGTTTAGTAGCGGCATGGGAAATGGGATCGGCATCGCCGATGCCGGAGCGGCGTCGAATCCGATTCGAGTGACCCTTACGACAACTTCCGGAACGACGACGCTCGGCAGCACATCCGGTCTTACGTTCTCGACCGGCGACGGAACGGCCGATGCCGTGATGACGTTCACGGGCATGATCGTCGATATTAATGCGGCCTTGAATGGGCTCACGTTCATGCCGACGCTCGATTTCGCCGGTACTGCAACGCTCGGAGTCGTAAGCAACGATCTCGGCTATAGCGGCACAGGGGGCCCACAAACGACTTCGAGCAACATCTCGATCACGGTCACTCCGGTAAACGATCACACGCCTACGATGACGAGCAATGGTGGCGGGGCATCAGCAAACGTGAGCGCGGCGGAAAATACGACTTCGGTAACTACGGTGGCGGCATCCGATGCCGATTTGCCGACCCCCTCGCTCAACTATTCGATCAGCGGCGGAACGGATGCCGGACGCTTTATGATCGACGGAGCGACCGGTGCGCTAAGCTTCGTCGTCGCTCCCGATTTCGAAGCCCCGGCCGATTCGGATGGGGACGACGTTTATCAGGTAATCGTCCGTGCGTCGGATGGGACGTTCTTCACGACGCAAACGATTTTCGTCACGGTAACGAACGTGAACGAGCCCGCGATCATCACGCTGCCGAGTGCGCAGGCGACGAACGAAGACACGGCATTGGTCTTTTCCACGGCGGGAGGGAATGCAATCGCGGTTGCCGATCCCGACGCTGCCGGGCTGCCGCTGCAAATGACTCTTGCCGGAACGAACGGTTCGATCTCGCTGAGCGGAACCAGTGGGCTGACGTTCTTGGTTGGCGACGGAACCGACGATGCCTTGATGATATTTCAAGGCACTTCCGCTGCAATGAATGCGGCGCTCAACGGAGCGGCATTCCATCCTACGGCGAACTTCTATGGCGCTGCGCAGTTGCAGGTCTCGGTCGATGATCTTGGGCATAATGGGTCGGGGCCGGCACAAATCACGACCGCTACGCTAAGTCTAGCCGTCGATTCCGTGAACGACGCGCCGAGTTTGACGCTGCCGGGTGCGCAAACGACGGCGTTTCAAACCGGGCTGATTTTCTCGACGGCGAACGGTCGGGCCATGGTCGTCGGCGATAACGATGCGGGCTCCGGCTCGATCGAGCTTACGCTCAACGCGAACCACGGCACATTGACGTTGGCGCAAACTGCCGGGCTCACCTTCGTCGTCGGTGACGGCACGAGCGACGACGCCATCACCGTTCGCGGCAGCTTGAGCAATTTGAACTCTGCGCTCGATGGCCTTCAGTTTAGCCCGAACGAGAGTTATCGCGGATCGACAGGCTTTGCAGTGTCGGTCGACGATCTCGGGCTAAATGGAGGAGGCGGGGCACGGACTGCCGCGGCGCAAGTCGCTGTGGTGGTGCAACCCACCGCGGATCGAATTCAATTGCGAAATCCGATCGCGCTTAGTGCCGATAACTATCTCGCCGTTTTTTCTCCGACTACGGGAAGCGGAATCACCATCGAAGATGCGTATGCCGAAGATCCGAGATTGACCGTAACTTTGACGGCTCACAACGGCACCGTCGCGCTTGCGCAAACGGCGGGGCTCACTTTCGTCGACGGCGCGGGCTCGAGCGGCGCGTTACTGGCGTTCAGCGGCACGCTTACGAATGTCAATGCGGCGCTTGCCGGACTGCGCTTTCGGGGAATTGCGACCAACGGCGAAGTCTCTCTGGTTGTGACCGACGAACCGCGCGACGGCATGAGTTCGCAAACCATTCAGACAACGATTGCGATCTCGCAAGCGGCAGTATTCCCGAGTCCACAGCCGGAAACTATGGATGATCACGGCGCAGGTGGCTCGAGCGTCGGCCGTTCGGAAGTCGCGTTGATTCCCGGCACATCATCGCATGACGTTGTATTTTGGCCGACGATTTCTCTTCCACGCCCGACGCTGCTCGGCATGTTGGAGAACGTACGTCAAATGTCAGGCTTCGACACGGCATCGTTACTTGATCGAGAGTCAAAAATAACACACGACGAGAGACCACCGGTACTCCCCTCCGAATCGATCGATGACGACACGCTCTATGCAGATCGGTGTGAGAACGTCGATTGGAGCAGTGTCTCGAGCGCGGGCAGTAAGGCGACTCACGGAGTGCGAACCGCGCTGCTGACGAAAGGGCCGGTGGCGGCTAAGACTTCCGAAGGTTGGTCGTCGCAAGAGGCGTCGATTCCTTGGCAGACGATCGTAGCGACGATCGAAGAGCAAGCCTACACGACCGTGGAGTGTTTGGTCGTCGGCACGGCGGGGATCACCGCTACCTTGACGGTCGGCTATCTCGTCTGGTCGCTTCAGGCCGGATCGTTGACCTCGATCTTGCTATCATCGTTGCCGACCTGGAAGGCCTTCGATCCATTGCCGGTATTGGAATACGAGCGACGTCGCAACCCGCGCATGCATGACGTCGACGAACTCGACAGCGTATTCGACACTCGCAGCGCGCTTGGTGCTCGATGA
- a CDS encoding efflux RND transporter periplasmic adaptor subunit — translation MSLRFFDTILLLQLVVAAQAHAETFESFTEPSRTIDVAPAETGVVARVEVREGDRVRKGQVLASLDKEVLLIAREIAQASVDATGRKDAARAEAELRKTRLDKIRTLRSSGHAASEETQRAEMEHTAAKGQHQSLEEQAIVDRLEVRKIDSMIERRLVRSPIDGIVTHIHYDHGEFVTPIAPTIVTVVQLDPLRAVFNLPQSAARALKPDATVVLNFPEEEEGVPGKVEFIAPVIDADSGTVRVKVLIDNIDQTRLAGRRCTLRLDEVPAQQPTAPQIANP, via the coding sequence ATGTCGCTACGATTCTTCGACACGATTCTCTTGCTACAGTTGGTTGTAGCAGCGCAGGCTCATGCCGAGACGTTCGAGAGTTTTACGGAACCTTCACGAACGATCGACGTCGCTCCCGCCGAGACGGGAGTCGTCGCCCGCGTCGAAGTTCGCGAGGGAGATCGTGTCCGCAAAGGTCAAGTACTGGCATCGCTCGACAAGGAAGTTCTGTTGATCGCTCGCGAAATCGCCCAAGCGTCGGTCGATGCGACGGGCCGCAAGGATGCGGCGCGAGCCGAAGCGGAATTGCGCAAGACTCGACTCGACAAGATTCGTACGCTGCGCAGCTCAGGCCATGCCGCCTCCGAAGAAACGCAACGGGCGGAGATGGAGCACACAGCGGCAAAGGGACAGCATCAGTCGCTCGAAGAGCAGGCGATCGTCGACCGGCTCGAAGTCCGGAAGATCGACTCGATGATCGAACGGCGACTTGTTCGGAGCCCGATCGACGGCATCGTCACGCACATTCACTATGATCACGGAGAGTTCGTCACTCCCATCGCGCCGACCATCGTTACGGTCGTACAGCTCGATCCCCTTCGTGCCGTATTCAATCTACCGCAGTCGGCCGCTCGCGCTTTGAAGCCCGATGCGACGGTTGTGCTGAATTTTCCCGAGGAAGAAGAAGGAGTTCCGGGGAAAGTGGAATTCATCGCGCCGGTAATCGATGCGGATAGCGGCACCGTGCGTGTGAAAGTCCTTATTGATAACATCGATCAGACACGCCTGGCTGGTCGACGTTGCACGCTCCGTCTCGACGAAGTGCCGGCGCAACAACCGACCGCACCGCAAATCGCGAATCCTTAA
- a CDS encoding TolC family protein, translated as MPYLFAIRTIQLLCFCLATASEVRVVAQSIRPLPPISAETSVETLQPVLPAEDFKLALVDNELWWDTALLSSLNATECPLAIGLEAVVNRVLMFSPHVRIVADEPVIRGAQVTDAASRFDPRAFLDSKFTDTSDPVGNLLTTGGASRYLNQNFVSSGGLRQTFASGAKAEVAQKFGYEDSNSRFFIPPNQGTSRITLTITQPLLNGSGKAYNLSSIYLAELGVGAAVGRMQKELQDIIIESHRAYWDLRVQRAALLQRARLKQQAIDVVAELEARVDFDVVQSQIVRARAAAATREAAVIRFGTNVANAATRLRALLNDPNLLNPPQELIPFDRPWSEPAEPNVAQSLTDALQYRPEIQQAFIEVRAASIQADVSQNELMPLLNLVLGTYVAGLQGNSDVGQAWVDQFSVGRPTYWTGLQFEYPLFNRGANARLTQRRVELRQATNRLQAAMLNIRSETEIAVREVSTLYREMLAKRDAIRANAAEIDYLTSRRSLMIGDPQTAGVVLDDLLSAQERRANAEFDFVAVQAAYNVSLVNLNRATGTLLQTQQVRIDDACQGGVPTLQVRLDKSEAHLPIAAQLGDGVPAGNEVPR; from the coding sequence ATGCCCTATCTCTTCGCAATTAGAACGATTCAACTGCTCTGCTTTTGCCTCGCGACTGCGAGCGAAGTGCGGGTCGTTGCGCAGTCGATTCGGCCCCTCCCGCCGATCTCGGCGGAGACGAGTGTCGAAACATTGCAACCTGTTCTTCCAGCCGAGGACTTCAAGCTCGCTCTCGTCGACAACGAGCTCTGGTGGGACACGGCGCTACTCTCGTCGCTCAACGCCACGGAGTGCCCGCTAGCCATCGGGCTCGAAGCGGTCGTCAATCGCGTGCTGATGTTCTCTCCCCACGTGCGGATCGTTGCCGACGAGCCAGTGATTCGCGGCGCTCAAGTCACCGATGCCGCGTCGCGCTTCGATCCTCGCGCGTTTCTCGACTCGAAGTTCACCGACACGAGCGATCCGGTCGGCAATTTACTTACCACCGGCGGGGCGAGCCGCTACCTCAACCAAAACTTCGTTTCGTCGGGCGGCTTGCGACAAACGTTCGCTTCCGGCGCCAAGGCCGAGGTCGCACAGAAATTCGGTTACGAAGACAGCAACTCGCGATTCTTCATTCCACCGAACCAAGGCACCTCGCGCATCACGCTTACGATCACGCAACCCCTCTTGAACGGCTCGGGCAAAGCCTACAACCTCAGCTCGATCTACTTAGCGGAGCTCGGCGTCGGCGCAGCCGTCGGTCGGATGCAAAAGGAATTGCAAGACATCATCATCGAATCGCATCGCGCCTACTGGGATCTGCGCGTGCAACGTGCCGCATTGCTGCAAAGAGCGCGCCTCAAGCAACAAGCGATCGATGTCGTCGCCGAATTGGAGGCGCGCGTCGATTTCGACGTCGTGCAGAGCCAGATCGTGCGAGCGAGAGCAGCCGCCGCTACGCGCGAGGCCGCGGTGATCCGTTTCGGAACCAACGTCGCCAACGCCGCGACACGGCTGCGTGCACTGTTGAACGATCCGAACCTACTGAATCCTCCGCAAGAGTTGATTCCGTTCGATCGCCCGTGGTCGGAGCCTGCTGAGCCGAATGTCGCGCAATCGCTGACGGACGCTTTGCAATATCGACCGGAAATTCAACAAGCATTTATCGAGGTCCGGGCGGCGAGCATTCAAGCCGATGTTTCGCAAAACGAACTCATGCCGCTCCTTAATCTCGTCTTGGGAACCTACGTTGCCGGACTTCAAGGCAATTCCGATGTCGGCCAAGCCTGGGTCGATCAATTCAGCGTCGGCCGTCCGACCTATTGGACCGGACTACAATTCGAGTACCCGCTGTTCAATCGAGGCGCTAATGCGCGCCTAACGCAGCGCCGCGTGGAACTTCGCCAAGCGACAAACCGCTTGCAAGCCGCCATGCTCAATATACGAAGCGAAACCGAGATCGCGGTGCGAGAGGTATCGACGCTCTACCGCGAGATGCTCGCGAAACGTGATGCGATTCGAGCCAACGCCGCCGAGATCGACTATCTCACATCGCGACGTAGCCTCATGATCGGCGACCCGCAAACGGCCGGCGTCGTGCTCGACGATCTCTTATCGGCCCAAGAACGACGAGCCAACGCTGAGTTCGACTTCGTCGCGGTTCAGGCGGCCTACAACGTCTCGCTCGTGAACTTGAATCGAGCAACCGGCACCTTACTGCAAACGCAACAAGTCCGCATCGACGACGCTTGCCAAGGGGGCGTCCCGACGTTGCAAGTCCGCTTGGATAAATCGGAAGCTCACCTTCCTATTGCGGCCCAACTCGGCGACGGCGTGCCCGCCGGCAACGAGGTGCCACGATGA
- a CDS encoding GyrI-like domain-containing protein — MKVIVFVKASPESEAGVMPTQELLTAMGNFNEELVKAGIMLAGEGLHPSSKGARVRFSGSNRTVIDGPFAETKELVAGFWIWQVKSLDEAIAWVKRCPNPMLSDSEIEIRPIFSAEDFGEILTPELRDQEARILAASQHLAGSAESTTPEKSSSSTGRLDPPRFEQGSEMRIAGLSATYDRETRKNIPQQWDRFETYKRSIPGQVGRSTFGVCSNFLDGCRFDYLCGVEVEPNSELPDGLTRIRIPKQRYAVFTHRGNVSGIAATFDYIWNQWFPSSGCLSVETPCVECYSEDFDAASGRGSIEIWIPIKT; from the coding sequence ATGAAAGTGATCGTATTCGTCAAAGCCAGTCCCGAATCGGAAGCCGGCGTGATGCCGACCCAAGAGCTTCTTACCGCGATGGGGAACTTTAACGAAGAACTAGTAAAGGCCGGCATTATGCTCGCGGGCGAAGGGCTGCATCCGAGTTCAAAAGGGGCGCGAGTCCGCTTCTCGGGCTCGAATCGAACCGTGATCGATGGGCCTTTCGCGGAGACGAAGGAACTGGTCGCCGGCTTCTGGATATGGCAAGTAAAGTCTCTGGACGAAGCGATTGCGTGGGTCAAGCGTTGCCCGAATCCGATGCTGAGCGATTCCGAGATCGAGATTCGCCCGATATTCTCGGCCGAAGATTTCGGCGAGATTCTTACCCCTGAACTGCGCGATCAAGAAGCACGGATTCTCGCCGCATCGCAACACTTGGCGGGGAGTGCCGAATCGACCACTCCCGAGAAGAGCTCCTCTTCGACCGGCAGACTCGATCCACCGCGCTTCGAACAAGGTTCCGAAATGCGGATCGCCGGCTTGAGCGCCACGTATGATCGAGAGACCCGAAAAAACATCCCGCAACAATGGGACCGATTCGAGACGTATAAGCGCAGCATTCCCGGACAAGTCGGCCGATCGACGTTCGGAGTCTGCTCGAACTTTCTCGACGGTTGCCGCTTCGATTATCTTTGCGGTGTCGAAGTCGAACCGAATAGCGAACTTCCCGACGGTCTCACTCGGATCCGAATCCCGAAACAAAGATATGCGGTCTTTACGCATCGCGGAAACGTCTCAGGCATCGCCGCCACCTTCGACTACATCTGGAATCAATGGTTCCCAAGTTCCGGGTGCCTCAGCGTCGAGACCCCGTGCGTCGAATGCTACTCCGAAGATTTCGATGCCGCATCCGGTCGCGGAAGCATCGAGATCTGGATCCCGATCAAGACTTAA
- a CDS encoding preprotein translocase subunit SecA codes for MNPMLSSTSMPSTWWNRTFQRRRRPAFDVAETLHSFSCAVERHLGITPFDSQLHAATLLAQGRAVEMRTGEGKTLAVAAAAAARAIAGRSVHVATVNRYLADRDFHTFAPVLRSMGLSVGLVDGRATSEIKRQAYGSQIVYATGYDLGFDYLRDQQRRARQNSSRLGDELVRRLSGIDNTHDMPMPLDFVIIDEADSVLLDEASVPLLLAESTNQNVKDAAATESAAQSCRELNLGRDYLVDSHSRVISLTMNGADTIEHRLRPRPELLLLRPWRQYVEHALIAHLLLQRDVDYIVFDNRIHLVDTTTGRIFDDRRWSEGLQQAVEWKERLPFSQPTIGSASITRACFFRSYRTMAGISGTLIEAAGELRSTFGLTVEAIPPRLPSRLIELPTRYFATPEARRRAVALETEAMQRLGRPVLVGCRTIAESAAIAEEFKRRRISHRVLDGRQTEAEAAIIAEAGRSGIVTIATNMAGRGTDIRLGKSAKDCGGLHVIGIERNDSARIDRQLLGRAGRQGDPGSGRYFVAASDSLIANDPKLIASMVQSAEANGEAHGNFEQQWTECRRVVELDALKRRASIEQRYLRRADSTTILLG; via the coding sequence ATGAACCCGATGCTGTCATCGACTTCGATGCCTTCGACTTGGTGGAACCGCACGTTTCAGCGACGTCGCCGGCCCGCTTTCGATGTTGCGGAAACACTTCACTCGTTTTCGTGTGCGGTCGAGCGACACCTCGGCATCACGCCGTTCGATTCCCAGTTGCACGCCGCTACGTTGCTTGCACAAGGTCGTGCCGTCGAGATGCGCACCGGCGAAGGGAAGACTCTCGCCGTCGCCGCAGCAGCTGCCGCCCGTGCCATTGCGGGCCGAAGCGTGCATGTTGCGACCGTCAACCGCTACCTTGCCGACCGAGATTTCCATACGTTCGCGCCGGTCTTGCGTAGCATGGGCTTGAGCGTCGGACTAGTCGACGGCAGAGCGACTTCGGAGATCAAACGGCAAGCCTACGGCTCGCAAATCGTCTACGCGACGGGCTACGATCTGGGGTTCGACTATCTGCGCGATCAGCAACGTCGTGCGCGGCAAAACTCGTCGCGACTCGGCGATGAGCTTGTGCGTCGTTTATCCGGGATCGACAACACGCACGATATGCCGATGCCGCTCGACTTCGTCATTATCGACGAAGCCGATTCGGTGTTGCTCGACGAAGCGTCCGTTCCGCTATTGCTCGCCGAATCGACGAACCAAAATGTCAAAGATGCCGCAGCCACCGAATCGGCCGCACAGTCTTGTCGGGAGCTTAATCTTGGGCGAGATTATCTCGTAGATTCGCATAGTCGCGTCATCTCATTAACGATGAATGGCGCCGATACGATCGAACACCGGCTGAGACCACGGCCCGAGCTTTTGCTCCTCCGGCCGTGGCGGCAGTATGTCGAACATGCGCTTATCGCGCATCTCCTGTTGCAACGCGATGTGGACTATATCGTCTTCGACAATCGGATTCACCTAGTCGACACGACGACGGGTCGCATCTTCGACGACCGACGCTGGTCCGAGGGACTGCAGCAAGCCGTTGAATGGAAGGAACGTCTCCCGTTTTCGCAGCCGACGATCGGATCTGCGAGTATTACGCGTGCCTGTTTTTTTCGCTCTTATCGCACGATGGCGGGAATTTCCGGGACTCTCATCGAAGCGGCCGGTGAACTTCGCTCGACGTTCGGACTCACGGTCGAAGCGATCCCACCGCGACTTCCTTCGCGTCTTATCGAACTTCCGACTCGCTACTTCGCAACTCCGGAAGCGCGACGTCGCGCCGTGGCATTAGAGACGGAGGCTATGCAACGACTCGGTCGGCCAGTGCTCGTGGGCTGTCGTACGATCGCGGAAAGCGCCGCAATTGCCGAAGAATTCAAACGACGACGCATTTCGCATCGGGTACTCGATGGCCGGCAAACCGAAGCGGAAGCGGCGATCATCGCCGAAGCCGGCCGGAGCGGTATTGTTACCATCGCGACGAACATGGCCGGTCGCGGGACCGATATTCGTCTTGGTAAGAGTGCGAAGGATTGCGGCGGCCTTCATGTCATCGGCATCGAGCGCAACGATTCGGCGCGCATCGATCGGCAACTACTAGGTCGTGCCGGAAGACAAGGAGATCCCGGCTCGGGCCGCTACTTCGTCGCCGCTTCCGATTCGTTGATCGCAAATGATCCGAAGCTGATCGCTTCGATGGTTCAATCCGCCGAAGCAAACGGCGAGGCTCACGGCAACTTCGAGCAGCAATGGACCGAATGCAGGCGCGTCGTCGAGCTCGATGCTCTCAAGCGACGAGCATCTATAGAACAACGGTATTTACGACGAGCGGACTCGACGACCATTCTGCTCGGATAA